The DNA sequence TTTTACAAAGCCCAGGAGGCGGCCCAGCAGACGCTGCCCGAGGAGGGGACCGTACTCCTCACCGTCTCGGAAAAAGACCGGCCGGCTGTCCTTGAAGTGGCCCGGCTCTTTGCCCACCTCGGCTTCAAAATCAAAGCAACTGTAGGAACTCACAAGTTTTTGAGCGATAACGGCATCCCGGCGGAGTTGATCCTCAAGATGCATGAGGGCCGGCCGCATATCGTGGACAGCATCAAGAGCAGAGAAATTCAGTTGGTGGTTAATACTCCCAGCGGCAAGCTCAGCCAACACGATGACTCCTATATTCGCAAGGCGGCCATTAAATATAAGATCCCCTACATCACTACCCTGGCCGGCGCCCTGGCCGCAGCCCGGGGCATCGCCGCCAGTCGCCAGGGCCACGGCAGAATCTGGTCTTTGCAGGAATACCACGAGGGGATACAATAGAAAGAATTCTGCCGGGCAACCTTTCTTGAGGAGCAACCCTGAATGAAATCAGTCTATGACAACTGTGGGGTCTTTGCCATCTATGGATCTGATTCCTGCGCTTTTGAGATATTTCAGGGGATTGATTTCCTCCAACATCGCGGCCAACAGTATTGTGGCATCGCCACCTACGACGACGGCGTTCACCAAGTCACCCATCACGGCAAGGTCTTAAGCAGCTTTACTGATCAGGATCTGGACAGCCTGCCGGGCCGCTGGGGCATCGGGCATGTCAGCCTGAAAGAACGGCAACCGGTAAAATGGCAGTCCAGCCTGGGAGAGATCGCCCTTGCCTTTAGCGGCAATATTATGAATGCCGCCAGCTTGAAGAGCGACATGATGAGCCGGGGCAAAGCCTTCTGGCGAGGCTACGATGTAGAGATCATTACCAAAATAATCCTGGAAGAGCAGGACCCGGTGGCTGGAATCGCTGCTCTGGCCGGTACCATCAAAGGAGCCTACTCCCTGGTGGTCCTTACTCGGGAGGGTGTTTATGCGGCCCGAGACATTTACGGGCTCCGGCCGCTCATTCTCGGACAGGGACCGGGAAAATATATCGTCTGTTCGGAATCACGAGCTTTAATTAATCTTGATCTGGCAGTAGTGCGGGACGTGCGCCCTGGGGAAATCGTGCGGCTCGACCATCACGGTTTTACTACCGTCCGGCAACTGCCTTCCCCCCGGCGGGCGCACTGCGCCTTCGAATGGGCCTATACAGCCAGCATCGATTCTGTCATCGACGGCCTGGCGGTACTCGAAGCCCGCTATAATTTAGGAGCTCGGCTGGCCCAACGGGATCAGGAAGAAGGCGGTCCGAGAGCCGATCTGGTGGCTCCGGTTCCCATGTCCGGCATCGGCCACGCCATCGGCTACCACATGCAGTCTCGACTGAACTACCAGGAAGTCTTCCTCTATAACCGCTATGCCGACCGCAGCTACACCCAATCGACCCAGATTGCCCGTGAAAAAATGGCCAAACGTAAACTGTCGGTCCTGCACTATGCCGTGAGAGACAAAAGGATCGTCCTGTGCGACGATTCTATCGTTCGGGGTACCCAGATTTTTAACAAGGTTCATGACTTAAAACAGGCCGGAGCCAAGGCGGTGCACGTCCGGGTGGCCTGTCCACCCCTCATGTACCCCTGTGATTTCGGCATCTCCACCCGCACTTATGAAGAACTCATGGCCAGGCGCTATCTCTACCGCGGCGACATCACCTCGATGGCTGAGTTGCGGGAACTGGAACGCTGGGTGGCGGACCAGATCGGGGCCGATTCGGTGAAATACAACAGCTTAGATGATTTCGTGGCTGCGCTCCGCCTTCCCCGAACCGACCTCTGTCTAAAATGTTGGGATGGCAGACGGCCGATGGATGACTGAAAACGTGGTTGATCTCTGGTCTCCGATTAAAGGCTTTGAGATCTGAGGTAGGGTTTTCCCCTGAGTTTTGGAGCTTAAATCTTCCCCATCAAAGGCATGGAAAAGAAGCCAAAGCTACACTTCGGCCACCTGATGCGCCAATCCCGGGAGGCTGCCGGAATCAGCCAAAGGGCGCTGGCCCAGCAGGCGGGTCTGGATGTCAGTTATATCAACCGCCTGGAGAGCGGAGAACGCCGACCGCGGCGGGGAACGCTCCTCAAACTGGCCTCAGCTCTCAGGATCACCGGACAGGAACTCGAAGCCTGGCTGATGGCCGGCGACCTGGCCCCTACGCCTCTATTAGCCAGTCTTAGGAACCAACTTGGCCGGACAGCGGTTGCCGCGGGTCCCGATGTTAGTGGCCAGACACCTGAGGCAGAAACGCTCTCTCTCTGGGAAAGACTCGAGGCCAGCGGCTTGGATGAGGTCAGCCTGCGCCGCCTGCTCCATAACCTGGCCGCCTCAGATGAATCACTCCAGAAACAGTCCGCCGCCATGGTCGCCGCAGCGGTAAACCTGGCCGCCGATTATCTGGCAGCACCGGTACATCGGGCCATTATACCGGCTGCGGGCGGCCAGCATCGGCTCCTAGCCATGCACGTCATGCAGCATCTGTTGTTACAGATGATGGGGGAAGCGGCTTCGGCGGGGGTCTGCCAGTTTATGCTGATTCTGGCGCCAGGAACAGCGGAAACGCTCTATCAACCTCTACAAACCGCCCTGAACCTGGCAGTAGTGCCACGCTTTTCCCTGAATTTCTGCGTCCAGGAGGCACCGCGCGGATTGGGCGACGCCGTATTGCAGGCCGCCTCCTGGGTGGGACAAGAACCTTTTCTGGTCCTGCTGCCGGATGAAATGCTCGACCGGCGCCGCCCGCACGACATGCCCCGGGAATTGCAGCATATGAGCACCGCCTTCAGACAGCTCAACCAAGCGCCTTTGATTGCCGTAGAGCCGTCTTCAAAAGCAAGACTGCCGCAAGGTGGGGTAGTGCGCTTAGGCAGACTGGCGATCCCTCCCCGCATCTTCCAGGTGGAAGAGCTGGTGGAAAAACCGGCGACATCCAACCCAATCATCGACTCCCCCACCTCCCGCTCTATCGTCGGCCGGTATTTCCTGCCGCCACAGATATTTCAAACCTTAGAACACCTAAAGGGCCAGGGGACCCCTACCCTGGAGTTAACCGATGCCCTGGAGTACATGCGCCATCAACAGACAGCGGTTTATGCCTACGAGTTGAAAACCTCCCGCCGCGACCTGGGCGGGGTAATCGAACGGGCGGAAGAGTTGATCGGCGAAATCTAGACCGATAATCGTTTCATACCAATTCTCCATCAGGCGTGGAGTCTTATCGATAGGGCCGTATCTTTTATTCGCCCTAAAGCGCGGGCGGACACAAGGTTCGCCCCGACGCGGCAATCTTTCCTTACATGAAAATGGTTTCCTGATGGCGTCGGCATCCAGCCTGTGTATAATTTAATTTCTGGCCAACAACCGGAAACCGGAAACTAGAAACCGGATCCTGCCAGTGACTTGCCCACAGTAATCAACCCTAAAAGGGTGACCAACCCCACGACTACCTGCCGGTAGCGTATGGTCTCCATCCGGTTGTAGCACCAAGTTCCCGATATGACTCCAAGAACCACAAAAGGAATGGATATCAGGCTCGTTTTCAGTACTTGGGGAGTAATCAAACCGGCGACAATCTGGGCAAAAATGATGGTTAAACCGGAAAGAAAAAAGAAACCGGTCAGAGTGGATTTGATCTCGTCCTTAGGCCAGGGTTGCAAGGCGGTATAGATGATTACCGGCGGGCCGCTCGCGGCCAGGCTGCCACCCAGACAACCCGAACTGAAACCGGCGGCGTAAGCCCACCCCCGGGAAAGCCGCCGTGTCTTTCCTCCCGACCAGACAAAGTATATCGAAAAAACTACCAGCAATACCCCCAAAACCATTTCCAGGAGCCAGAGAGGAACATTTTTAAGGAAGTAGACCCCCAAGGGAACGCCCGGCAAAGCCGCCACCACGAGAGGTACAATTCTTGTGAGATCGAGATGTCGCCGCAGGGTCAACAGCAGGATGATGTTGATGGTCATACCCCAGAGGCCCGCCAGAGGAACGGCGGTCTTGAGGTCCAGGAGGAGGACCATAAGCGGCAGGGCTACCAGGACCGAGCCGAAACCCGAAAGCCCTTGAGTAAAACCGGCGGAGAAGGCGATGAGGCAGAGCAAAAGGTCTGTCGGCATAAATGCTAAAGAGGATCATCTTTACGATGGACGGGTGACCGCCAGGATAGTCTTTTCATATCGCCCCCATTCTCATATTTAGGCGTGGAGGATTGGTTGGGCGTGGTTCTCCAACGCCGGTTTTTTGCAGAGCGGACCCAACTGCCTGATCCTCTCAGTGAAATCGATGCAACAGCGGGCAAATTGCGGCCCCATACCGGCAGAATTGAAATACATTTCCACCCGCGCCGGTTCCAGGCCGATACCCTGAAGAATCTCTTTAACCCGACCCACACGTTTTACCGCCCAATAATTGCCCTCCAGATAGTGGCACTCGCCCAGCACACATCCAGAGAGGAATACGCCATCGGCACCACATTCAAAGGCCTTCAAGATGTGGAGTATGTCTACCCTGCCGGTGCAGGGAACCTTGATAATGCGGATATTGGGAGGATACTGCAGGCGCATCGACCCAGCCAGATCCGCGGCGGCATAGGAACACCATTGGCAGCAAAAAACAATGATCTTAGGTTCGAATGGCTCCTCCATTAAATCTCCCCTCTTTGCAAAGCACCTGCCTCTTCTATAGCATATTCCGCCTATCCGTCAAATCGGAAGTTTCTATTTATTCATAAGCTGACTCCGATGAAAACCTAAAGATTTTCTTCATCATAGAGGATGGGATCTTTAATTCCGACTTCCGCAAAACCTTTCAGTCGTATACGGCAGGAAGGACAACATCCGCAGGCCCGATCTTCATTGCGGTAGCATGACCAGGTGAGTTCCAGGGGGACCTGCAACTTAAGACCGAGACGGATGATATCGGCTTTATCGAGATGAATCAAGGGGGTATGAATGCGTATGTGGGTTCCTGGCCTGGTGCCTAATTCGATCAGCCGGTTATAGGCGTTGAAATAATCCGGGCGGCAATCAGGATAGTCGGGACCGTCAATAATATTCGCCCCGATGAAAACGGCGCTGGCACCGATCACCTCAGCCCAGGCTACGACCGCAGCAATGAGGATAGTGTTGCGGAAAGGGACATAGGTGGAGGGGAGTTCTTCAGATTCAGTATCTGTTTGCGGTATTGCCAGGCTCGCATCAGTCAGGCTCGATCCGCCGATGGCACCTAAATAGTCTAAATTAGCCTCCAAAAGATGGCGGCAGCGGAAAAAAACCGCCAGTTCTCGGAAGGCCTGCAACTCCCGCCGGACCGTGCGTTGACCATAGTTACCGTGAAAAAGGGCCAGATCATAATCCTGACCGGCTACTGCCGCCGTGACGCAGCTATCTAAACCGCCGCTTAGCAGAACTACCGCTAATTTGCGGTCGCTCATGGTAATCGTCTCCTTTGAGTTACATTCCCTTGACATCCGGCCCCCAGATATATTTGTGGAGCTGCAGGTTTAGCCGCAGAGGCAGACGCGTGGCAAGAATCCAGGCGGCCAACTCACTGGGCGGCAAGAGGCCAAACACCGGGGAAAACAAGACCGTGCAACGCTCCCAGATGCGTGATGCAGCCATTACCTGCATGGCCCAGTCAAAGTCACGCCGGTTGGAGACTACAAACTTGAGTTCGTCTTTTTCGGTCAGGTAGTCAAGATTTTTCAAATAATTATGCTGCGCCATGCCGCTTCCGGGACATTTGAGGTCGATGATGCGATGCACCCGCGGGTCGACGGCTTCCAGAGGCCGGGAGCCGTTTGTCTCCAACAACACGGTAAACCCTCTCTCTACCAAGGCGCTGAGGAGTACCAGGCATTCTTCCTGAAGCAATGGTTCCCCACCGGTAACCAGGACTAACCTGTAACCCGAGGCCCCGGCTTCACCCAATAGGCTTGCCAGGCTCCGTTCAACCCCTTCGGCGTAGGCATAGGTCGTATCACAATAGCGACAGCGAAGATTACAGCCGCTCAAACGGATGAAAAAACCCGGCAACCCGGCAAAGCTCGCCTCGCCCATGATACTAATAAAAGTTTCACACACCCGCAGGGCCATATCGGTTTTCCTCTGTGCCTCAACCCATCAAGGCCTTTATTTCTCTCAGGGTATGTCCGATAATCTGTAACGAGTAGTGGAGAATTTCGGGGCTGGGCCAAGTCCAGGGTTTCTGATCGTGCATCGGCGTTCTGACGGGCAGACCCGGAGCGCGCAACATCTCCCGGATAGCTTCCAACTCCTGGAGAAGCGTCAGATAAGCATAGGTGGTGTCCAACTGCCGCTGGTCGGGAATTTTTTGATCGCTGGACGAAGGCAGATTAAAATCGAGTTGCTCATCCCGCCAGTTCTGCACCGCCTTGGCCAACGTCAACGTTGCCGCCGTTTCCGAGACCGGTGGAGGTTCGACGGACTGTTCCTGGATCAAAACCTTGGTTAGGGCCAGTTTAGCAAGCTTCGTCTTTTTTCCGGCAAATTTTTTCTTTTTTGACATAGGTTGAGGAATTCCTGGGTCAAAAGATAGTAATCCCTCGCCCCGGTGCTGCTGTGGTCATAATCAAAAATGGCCTTTTGGGCGATCTGGGCCTGATTGAGGGCTTCATTCTTCATGATGATTACCCCAAAGGTCTTCTCTAAATAGGGCTTAAGCTGCTCCATGATAAATTCGTTCGTCACCCGATTGCGCCGGTCGTACATAGTCAGCAGAATGCGGAAGAAATCACCCCGGAAAAGGTCCTCGGTGAAGATATTCTTTACCTCTTCGATAGTAGTCATGAGATCGGCCAACCCATCGAGGGAATAACGCGACATCTGGCAGGGGATAATAATAAACTCGGCAACATAAAGGGAATTGGTGGTCAGCACGCCTAAGGCCGGGGGGCAATCGATCAGGACATAGTCGTAATCCGTATCTTTGAGAGCCTGGTATAAAATCGTCTCGCGATACATCCTTGAATACAACTGCTCTGCCGCCCTGGCCAGCTTAATATGACTGGGGGCGACAAACAGGCCCTTGATATACGTAGCCAGAACCACATCTTCAATATCTTTGCGAGGAACGGTCATAACCTCGCCCATGGACTCGGTGAAGTTATCCGGGTCGATGCCGATGCCGATGCTGGTATGGCCCTGTGGGTCCATATCCACCAGCAACGTCCGATACCCCTGATAGGCCAAACCAGCTCCCAAATTTATAGTAGTGGTGGTCTTGCCGGTACCGCCTTTTTGATTAATAATGGCTACAACGAAGGGCATAGGAGAAAATCCAGTCCGTCTAAGGGTGGGAAAACTCGAAGAATACACCCGCTTTATTCATGATATTTTGAAAAAGATAGTTAACTCATTTTAATGCCATGGATTAACAGGCTTACCTGAAATACAGACTGTTTTTTTGCACAGGCTGGAAAGCCTGTGCCACCGGGTATATGGGATTTTGGTGAATTATCCGGGTACATCAACCCATAGGAAATAATTGCCTCATTAGGATGTCATCTTAATAGAAAAGCCTGCAGGCCGTCAAGTGTATTATCCACCTCGGAGCAGTCCTGCCAACAAACCCAAGGATTTCTCTTCTGAGAATATTTTATACTGATATCGGTTTATTAAAAACTTTGTCTTGCCAGCCCGAGGCGACAGCCCTACAATAACCCTCGGCTTTAGTATCTGACTCAACCACAGCTTGTAGGGCGGAAAAGCGCAGCGCCTCCCGTCTTCCCTATCAGTGGTAATGATGACAACTCCTGCACAGGCTGGAAGACCTGAACTATCGATAGGTAATTTTCATGCTTTATGGGTGCTGTTTAAAGAATAACCATGAGTACGAGACTCACACTCAGGGAGACCGAAATAATGTCTATAGAAAAGAAACTAGCAGTTATCGGCGTCGGCAATATGGGAAGCGCCTTGACCCGTGCCTGGCTGCAGGCCGGTCTGATCGAACCGGCCTCGATCTGTCTGGCTGACGCCGATACCGAGCGACTGCGCGCCCTGGCCGCAGAATTAGGGGTGCAAACCGCAGATAACCGGCAGGCGGTAGCCGCCGACATTGTCATACTGGCGGTCAAGCCCCAGATCATACCGGAGGTCTTGACCGACATCCGTAACCGGATAGGGGCTTCCCATCTGATTATCTCCATTGCCGCCGGTCTGCCCTTAAGCTATCTGGAAGAGATGCTGCCCCGGGCCCGGTTGCTGCGTGTGATGCCCAACACCCCTCTGCTGATTCGGGCCGGAGTGGCGGCCATTGCCCAGGGAACCAGGGCTACTGCTCAGGACCTGGATTTAGCCCGAAAACTCTTTGACAGCGTCGGCCGATCCGTTATAGTGGAGGAAAAGTTCATGGATGCAGTCACCGGTCTTAGCGGCAGCGGTCCGGCCTACGTCTTCCTCTTCCTAGAGGCCCTGGCTGACGGCGGCGTCAAAATGGGCCTGCCCCGCCAAACCGCCCTGCTGCTGGCCGCCCAAACCATCCTGGGCAGCGCCGCCCTCTTTTTGGAAAGCGGTCATCACCCCGGCATTTTAAAGGATCAGGTTGCCTCTCCGGGAGGAACCACCATAACCGGCTTGCATGTATTGGAAGCAGGAGGATTCCGGGGGCTGATTATGAGCGCCGTGGAAGCGGCTACAAGCCGCTCTCAGGAGTTGGCGACGGTTCGACCAACCCGGCCCTGACTATCTTCATATGCATATCCACCGCCGGGGCGCTATGGGTCAGGGCGCCCACCGAGATGAAGTCCACCCCAGCGGCGGCGACCTCGGATACCCGCTCTAGGGTCATACCGCCGGAGGCCTCCAAAATCACTTGGCCTCCAGCTACCCGCACCGCCTCGGCCAATGAGTCATTCTCCATGTTATCTAATAAGATAACGTCTGCCCCCGCAGCAAGGGCCTCCTCCAGTCCGGGCAGATCGGAAACCTCGACTTCTATCCTCAAGGTGTGCGGCACCGCCTGTCGAGCTGCAGCTATCGCCGTGGCCACACCTCCTGCAGCTCTGATGTGATTATCTTTGATGAGCACCCCATCAAAAAGGCCAAAACGGTGGTTGGCCCCACCCCCCACCCGAACCGCGTATTTTTCCAGCACCCGCCAGCCTGGGGTGGTCTTGCGGGTATCCACGATCTGGGCGGCGGAAAGCTGCACCGCTTCTACAAACTGTCTCGTCCAGGTGGCGATGCCCGACAGACGCATAAGAAAGTTGAGAGCCACCCGCTCGCCCATCAGGAGCAGAACAGCCGGTCCCACCACCGAGGCTAGAACCGTCTTCGGACGCACAACCTCCCCCTCGGCCACCCGCGGGTTAAAGATGATCTCCGAACCTAAATGGGCAAAAACAGCCTCCGCTACCGGCAGCCCGGCCACTACCAGACGCTCCTTGGCCCGAATATGGGCCTCGGCCATAATCTCCGGACTAATGACCGCCTCTGTAGTGATATCACCAGGGCCGAGGTCTTCTTCCAGCGCCAGGTCAATCAACCGATGAACGGTTTGGTTTAACAACAGCATCTTGGCTCCCTTGAACGATCGTGACTTTGGCGCAACTACTCTATTCCCCCCTTCCCTCAAGGGCAATTAGGGAATTTGCCCATTGCCAGCCACAATCGATTTATATTCACGACCGCTCCTTATGTTACCACAAGGCCGAACTGGTTGAAATGAAAAAGTACCTTTATCTTTCTCCGATTAGAATAACTTCCTAATCCAGGCTACAGAACCCCTTCAAAAAAATCGTTTCAGCCTTAATCAAATCTGAGCGCCTTTTTCAGTTGCGTTGCTGCCATGGGGGTGCGAAACTTATTACTGTAAATTATCTCATCTCACCGCATCGTACAGGGGGATGTGCTTATGAAAAAAGGTAAAACCGTCACTATAGGTCTATTGCTTCTCATCGCAGTGATGCTCTTGTCGGCCTGGCAGGATATCACCGGCAATACAATCAATCCACGCTACGTGGAGCGTATCAAAAACGGACAGACAACTAAAAATGAGATCATGATTCTGTTCGGTGAGCCCCAACAGGTGAATAGGACCACAGACGGAGTGGTTTTTGTGTATCGAAGCTATCGCGATGCTCCTGTCCTCAGGAAACGCGATCCTAATGACCGCGACATTAACCCTCAATCTACCGTCCCATTCGTATTGGACGAAAATAAACAGATAAAGAAGGCGCCGAGTAAAACCGAAGGCAAGATTTTACGCAGCACGCTCGTAATTACCTTTAAGCCGGACAGTCAGGTTGTATCCACTCATGAATATACCGAACATAACTCTGCTCCCCTTAAAGTAAACCGATAATACCGGGTTTTTTATCAGCCTGCCCCAACCCAACCATCCGGCCTGTATGTTCCGGATAAAGCGGCTGCTGATTGAAGCAGCGGCTCAAGACGACCCATTGGCTGTGCAGGTGCGTCAGCGATTGGCGCACCTGCCGACAGAGATCATTCCAGACCGGGAAACTCTCCGGATTGCTGCACCATTGACCCCCACGGCAATCGCTCAGGGGAAAGAAACGCTGTTGCTAGCCCGACAGAAAGGCCCTTTCTGGCGCCCCTGTCCCGGTACCAGAGGATATATCTGTTGCGGCTATCAGATTCTGCAGGTTATGACCAACTGTCCCATGGACTGCAGTTACTGCGTCCTACAGGGTTACTTTAATCTGCCAGCTATCACCGTGTTCACCAATTGGCAGGACCTGTGGTCGGAGTTGGAAGAGCGGTTGGATGCCAATCCTAAAACGGTCTATCGCTTGGGCACAGGCGAATTTGGCGACAGCCTGGCCATGGATGAGCTCTTGGGACTGAATCGGGAGCTGATCTGCCGCATCAATCGATGGCCCCAAATCATTCTGGAAATCAAAACCAAGTGGGCTCGGGTCGAACCCCTCCTCCCCTTGGGCCCCAACCCGCAGGTGATCTTTGCCTGGTCGTTGAACCCGCCGCGTTTGATCCGTCAGGAAGAACACCTGGCCGCAACCCTGGCCGGGCGACTGAGCGCGGCACAGAAGTGTGCCGCAGCCGGGTTCCGCCTGGCTTTTCACTTCGACCCGCTGATCTACTACCCCGGCTGGGAACCGGAATATCAGGACGTGGTGGCACAACTCTTTACGGCGGTCCCGGCAGATCGTATCGCCTGGATCAGCCTGGGAGCGCTACGTTTTATGCCATCGTTAAAATCAATCATCCGGGGACGCTTTCCAGGCAGCCGTATCGCCGAAGAAGAATTCGTCACCGCCCTGGACGGCAAGAAACGCTATTTCAAGACCCTGCGGCTGGAAATGTTTTCCCGTCTGCGCCAGTTCATAACTGCTCAGTCCCCCAACACCTTCATCTACCTCTGCATGGAAAGCCCCTGGGTCTGGCAGCAGGTCTTCGGCTTCTCTCCCACCAGCCGGGAGTTAGCTGCAATGCTGGATGCCCAGGCAATGTTATATCGCCAAACTGATCGCTCAACTCCAAACTAGTCACCACTGCCGGATATCCGACGATCTCCCTAGCCAGC is a window from the Desulfobacca acetoxidans DSM 11109 genome containing:
- a CDS encoding amidophosphoribosyltransferase, which encodes MKSVYDNCGVFAIYGSDSCAFEIFQGIDFLQHRGQQYCGIATYDDGVHQVTHHGKVLSSFTDQDLDSLPGRWGIGHVSLKERQPVKWQSSLGEIALAFSGNIMNAASLKSDMMSRGKAFWRGYDVEIITKIILEEQDPVAGIAALAGTIKGAYSLVVLTREGVYAARDIYGLRPLILGQGPGKYIVCSESRALINLDLAVVRDVRPGEIVRLDHHGFTTVRQLPSPRRAHCAFEWAYTASIDSVIDGLAVLEARYNLGARLAQRDQEEGGPRADLVAPVPMSGIGHAIGYHMQSRLNYQEVFLYNRYADRSYTQSTQIAREKMAKRKLSVLHYAVRDKRIVLCDDSIVRGTQIFNKVHDLKQAGAKAVHVRVACPPLMYPCDFGISTRTYEELMARRYLYRGDITSMAELRELERWVADQIGADSVKYNSLDDFVAALRLPRTDLCLKCWDGRRPMDD
- a CDS encoding XRE family transcriptional regulator — translated: MEKKPKLHFGHLMRQSREAAGISQRALAQQAGLDVSYINRLESGERRPRRGTLLKLASALRITGQELEAWLMAGDLAPTPLLASLRNQLGRTAVAAGPDVSGQTPEAETLSLWERLEASGLDEVSLRRLLHNLAASDESLQKQSAAMVAAAVNLAADYLAAPVHRAIIPAAGGQHRLLAMHVMQHLLLQMMGEAASAGVCQFMLILAPGTAETLYQPLQTALNLAVVPRFSLNFCVQEAPRGLGDAVLQAASWVGQEPFLVLLPDEMLDRRRPHDMPRELQHMSTAFRQLNQAPLIAVEPSSKARLPQGGVVRLGRLAIPPRIFQVEELVEKPATSNPIIDSPTSRSIVGRYFLPPQIFQTLEHLKGQGTPTLELTDALEYMRHQQTAVYAYELKTSRRDLGGVIERAEELIGEI
- a CDS encoding sulfite exporter TauE/SafE family protein — protein: MPTDLLLCLIAFSAGFTQGLSGFGSVLVALPLMVLLLDLKTAVPLAGLWGMTINIILLLTLRRHLDLTRIVPLVVAALPGVPLGVYFLKNVPLWLLEMVLGVLLVVFSIYFVWSGGKTRRLSRGWAYAAGFSSGCLGGSLAASGPPVIIYTALQPWPKDEIKSTLTGFFFLSGLTIIFAQIVAGLITPQVLKTSLISIPFVVLGVISGTWCYNRMETIRYRQVVVGLVTLLGLITVGKSLAGSGF
- a CDS encoding hydrogenase iron-sulfur subunit; translation: MEEPFEPKIIVFCCQWCSYAAADLAGSMRLQYPPNIRIIKVPCTGRVDILHILKAFECGADGVFLSGCVLGECHYLEGNYWAVKRVGRVKEILQGIGLEPARVEMYFNSAGMGPQFARCCIDFTERIRQLGPLCKKPALENHAQPILHA
- the queC gene encoding 7-cyano-7-deazaguanine synthase QueC: MSDRKLAVVLLSGGLDSCVTAAVAGQDYDLALFHGNYGQRTVRRELQAFRELAVFFRCRHLLEANLDYLGAIGGSSLTDASLAIPQTDTESEELPSTYVPFRNTILIAAVVAWAEVIGASAVFIGANIIDGPDYPDCRPDYFNAYNRLIELGTRPGTHIRIHTPLIHLDKADIIRLGLKLQVPLELTWSCYRNEDRACGCCPSCRIRLKGFAEVGIKDPILYDEENL
- a CDS encoding radical SAM protein; this translates as MALRVCETFISIMGEASFAGLPGFFIRLSGCNLRCRYCDTTYAYAEGVERSLASLLGEAGASGYRLVLVTGGEPLLQEECLVLLSALVERGFTVLLETNGSRPLEAVDPRVHRIIDLKCPGSGMAQHNYLKNLDYLTEKDELKFVVSNRRDFDWAMQVMAASRIWERCTVLFSPVFGLLPPSELAAWILATRLPLRLNLQLHKYIWGPDVKGM
- a CDS encoding ParA family protein → MPFVVAIINQKGGTGKTTTTINLGAGLAYQGYRTLLVDMDPQGHTSIGIGIDPDNFTESMGEVMTVPRKDIEDVVLATYIKGLFVAPSHIKLARAAEQLYSRMYRETILYQALKDTDYDYVLIDCPPALGVLTTNSLYVAEFIIIPCQMSRYSLDGLADLMTTIEEVKNIFTEDLFRGDFFRILLTMYDRRNRVTNEFIMEQLKPYLEKTFGVIIMKNEALNQAQIAQKAIFDYDHSSTGARDYYLLTQEFLNLCQKRKNLPEKRRSLLNWP
- the proC gene encoding pyrroline-5-carboxylate reductase, which produces MSIEKKLAVIGVGNMGSALTRAWLQAGLIEPASICLADADTERLRALAAELGVQTADNRQAVAADIVILAVKPQIIPEVLTDIRNRIGASHLIISIAAGLPLSYLEEMLPRARLLRVMPNTPLLIRAGVAAIAQGTRATAQDLDLARKLFDSVGRSVIVEEKFMDAVTGLSGSGPAYVFLFLEALADGGVKMGLPRQTALLLAAQTILGSAALFLESGHHPGILKDQVASPGGTTITGLHVLEAGGFRGLIMSAVEAATSRSQELATVRPTRP
- the nadC gene encoding carboxylating nicotinate-nucleotide diphosphorylase, with amino-acid sequence MLLLNQTVHRLIDLALEEDLGPGDITTEAVISPEIMAEAHIRAKERLVVAGLPVAEAVFAHLGSEIIFNPRVAEGEVVRPKTVLASVVGPAVLLLMGERVALNFLMRLSGIATWTRQFVEAVQLSAAQIVDTRKTTPGWRVLEKYAVRVGGGANHRFGLFDGVLIKDNHIRAAGGVATAIAAARQAVPHTLRIEVEVSDLPGLEEALAAGADVILLDNMENDSLAEAVRVAGGQVILEASGGMTLERVSEVAAAGVDFISVGALTHSAPAVDMHMKIVRAGLVEPSPTPESGL
- a CDS encoding SPL family radical SAM protein; translation: MFRIKRLLIEAAAQDDPLAVQVRQRLAHLPTEIIPDRETLRIAAPLTPTAIAQGKETLLLARQKGPFWRPCPGTRGYICCGYQILQVMTNCPMDCSYCVLQGYFNLPAITVFTNWQDLWSELEERLDANPKTVYRLGTGEFGDSLAMDELLGLNRELICRINRWPQIILEIKTKWARVEPLLPLGPNPQVIFAWSLNPPRLIRQEEHLAATLAGRLSAAQKCAAAGFRLAFHFDPLIYYPGWEPEYQDVVAQLFTAVPADRIAWISLGALRFMPSLKSIIRGRFPGSRIAEEEFVTALDGKKRYFKTLRLEMFSRLRQFITAQSPNTFIYLCMESPWVWQQVFGFSPTSRELAAMLDAQAMLYRQTDRSTPN